Proteins from one Setaria italica strain Yugu1 chromosome V, Setaria_italica_v2.0, whole genome shotgun sequence genomic window:
- the LOC101760016 gene encoding salt stress root protein RS1 translates to MATYWKTKVLPGINKIFDKDGKKAAAVEFLKSFNKEELGKEIEDKKTDLEPKVAETYEASPPEVKALFKDKKPVKISKKNSAAATKFLDELAKIEFPGAKLVSDAVAKSGTTPLSPAITFILDKAAPFIPKEEPKAAEPEPAAAVEATSREVAVEEKKEEAEPAAAAATEEAAATSEAVEEKKEEEKKEEEEKPAEAAAEAAAAPPAAEEKK, encoded by the exons ATGGCCACTTACTGGAAGACCAAGGTTCTGCCTGGCATCAACAAGATCTTTGACAAGGATGGCAagaaggcggcggccgtcgaGTTCCTCAAGTCCTTCAACAAG GAGGAGCTTGGCAAGGAGATCGAGGACAAGAAGACGGACCTGGAGCCCAAGGTTGCGGAGACTTATGAAGCATCTCCTCCTGAGGTTAAG GCTCTGTTCAAGGACAAGAAACCAGTCAAGATCAGCAAGAAGAACTCGGCTGCAGCTACTAAGTTCCTCGACGAGCTGGCTAAGATCG AGTTCCCTGGAGCCAAGCTGGTGAGCGACGCGGTGGCCAAGTCCGGCACCACGCCTCTCTCCCCGGCGATCACCTTCATCTTGGACAAGGCTGCGCCGTTCATCCCCAAGGAGGAGCCCAAGGCGGCCGAGCcggagcccgccgccgcggtcgaggcaacctcccgggaagtcgccgtggaggagaagaaggaggaggctgAGCCCGCAGCCGctgcggcgacggaggaggcagcggcgacgTCGGAGGCGgtagaggagaagaaggaagaggagaagaaggaggaggaggagaagccaGCGGAAGCCGcagccgaggccgccgcggcgccaccAGCTGCGGAGGAGAAGAAGTGA